The proteins below come from a single Tenuifilum thalassicum genomic window:
- the recR gene encoding recombination mediator RecR, which produces MQPYNYPSKYLENAVEEFAKLPGIGRRTALRLVLHLLNKPKEEVEQFSATLNEMVQNIHFCSICHNISDNDICSICSSTSRDKTTICVVETIKDVMSIENTMQYKGLYHVLGGVINPMEGVGPADLNIESLVNRLKSNDINEVIMALSATTEGDTTNFYIYKKIKDYNIVVTTLARGVAFGNELEYTDEITLGRALLNRVKFNNSFSVE; this is translated from the coding sequence ATGCAGCCTTACAACTATCCTTCAAAATATTTAGAAAACGCCGTTGAAGAATTTGCAAAACTCCCAGGCATTGGCCGCAGGACTGCTCTGCGGTTAGTCCTGCATCTTTTAAACAAGCCTAAAGAAGAGGTAGAGCAATTCAGTGCCACTTTAAATGAGATGGTACAAAACATTCACTTTTGCTCAATTTGCCACAATATTTCTGATAATGATATTTGTTCAATCTGTTCATCTACATCACGAGACAAAACAACCATTTGCGTTGTTGAAACAATAAAGGATGTGATGAGCATTGAAAATACAATGCAGTACAAAGGCCTTTATCATGTTTTAGGTGGAGTAATCAACCCCATGGAAGGTGTTGGACCAGCTGATTTGAACATCGAATCTTTAGTTAATCGACTCAAAAGCAACGACATAAACGAGGTTATTATGGCACTAAGCGCCACAACAGAAGGCGATACGACAAACTTCTACATTTATAAAAAAATAAAAGATTATAACATTGTGGTAACTACACTTGCAAGAGGTGTTGCATTTGGCAATGAGCTCGAATACACCGATGAAATTACTTTGGGGCGTGCACTGCTAAACAGGGTAAAATTTAATAATTCATTCTCCGTGGAATAA
- a CDS encoding tetratricopeptide repeat protein: protein MLRYFSTLLVFCSFSAFVFAQSDVNELIESGNQKIKERNFKAASSDFKNALEISPDDTAALNGIILTYIYLKDFREANKWIEQALEKHPENPAFLYRRGIVNNLNDNYEKAISDFEEALAKKPYTSLTIQILLNKASSHYKLEQYNEALDIYNKVIELDPRNFKAYNFRGLVNFKLGYFVDAVTDYTKAIDLDPSYPLPYYNRGMSLLKLNELQSACSDFRKACQLGYVNSCKMVVAECGVK from the coding sequence ATGTTAAGATATTTTTCAACCCTACTTGTTTTTTGCTCTTTTTCGGCTTTTGTTTTTGCCCAGTCTGATGTTAACGAATTAATTGAGTCGGGTAATCAAAAAATAAAAGAACGAAACTTTAAAGCAGCATCAAGTGATTTTAAAAATGCTTTAGAAATTTCACCTGATGATACGGCGGCACTCAATGGTATTATACTGACATACATATATTTAAAAGATTTTCGTGAGGCTAACAAATGGATAGAGCAAGCACTTGAGAAACACCCTGAGAACCCAGCATTTCTTTACAGACGAGGCATTGTCAATAATCTTAACGATAATTACGAAAAAGCGATAAGCGACTTTGAAGAGGCTCTTGCTAAAAAGCCTTACACATCCTTAACCATACAAATCCTTTTAAATAAGGCATCCTCGCATTATAAACTTGAACAGTACAACGAAGCGTTAGACATTTATAATAAAGTAATCGAACTTGACCCTCGTAATTTTAAGGCATACAACTTCAGAGGGCTGGTTAACTTCAAACTTGGGTATTTTGTCGACGCTGTAACAGATTACACAAAGGCTATTGATTTAGACCCATCTTACCCTCTACCATACTACAACAGAGGAATGAGCTTACTTAAACTCAATGAGCTTCAATCTGCTTGCTCTGATTTTAGAAAAGCTTGTCAATTAGGCTATGTTAACTCATGCAAAATGGTTGTTGCAGAGTGTGGGGTAAAATAG
- a CDS encoding PD40 domain-containing protein produces MKNNSLYKSFKAKFINFEEIGMRSMRAFIFTYLLLLSFSSTSAQRNTYFRRVFVDAEYYLLYEEYKDALPLYKELHKAFPNNYNIAYRLGLCYLNIPPERSKSIPYFEKAITAITDNYKEGYFTENKAPKEAYFYYGQALRSIGQLDKAQKAFEQYKLLLKSNEIKKLRLVKKELESIQTAKYFLANPFNHKIAAVGRNITTRFPEVNPVSDNSGNTIVYTSVQKFYNAILISNRRNEFWNNPLNLNPQLYADGEIRTVGITSNGNILLLSRNDNDIFNLYYSTYDKETNSWTPITKFPKTINTSKSWQTFGSLSKNGDTLYFSSNRPGGFGGFDIWMSVKTSAGWSEPINLGKNINSPFDETAPFLTENGKRLFFSSNGHKTMGGFDIFYSNLENNTWSIPQNLGYPLNTTDDEEFFFPIKNGKEGFFSKYSNGKNDEDIYHVTFEPKVFR; encoded by the coding sequence TTGAAGAATAATTCTTTATATAAGAGTTTTAAGGCAAAGTTTATTAACTTTGAAGAGATAGGTATGCGTAGCATGAGGGCATTTATTTTTACATATTTACTACTACTTTCATTTTCCAGCACTAGTGCACAACGTAATACATATTTCCGTAGAGTTTTTGTTGATGCAGAGTATTACTTGCTATACGAAGAATATAAAGATGCTCTCCCTCTATACAAAGAATTACACAAAGCCTTTCCAAACAACTACAACATTGCTTATAGGCTAGGCCTTTGCTACCTTAACATCCCTCCAGAAAGATCAAAATCTATCCCCTATTTTGAAAAGGCGATTACTGCAATCACCGATAACTATAAAGAAGGATATTTTACAGAAAACAAAGCACCCAAAGAAGCCTACTTTTACTATGGGCAAGCACTCAGGTCTATCGGGCAACTCGACAAAGCACAAAAAGCATTTGAGCAATATAAATTGCTACTAAAAAGCAACGAGATTAAAAAGTTGAGACTGGTAAAAAAGGAGCTAGAATCTATTCAAACAGCCAAGTATTTTCTGGCAAACCCCTTTAACCATAAAATAGCTGCAGTAGGCAGAAACATAACTACTCGATTCCCAGAGGTGAACCCAGTATCAGACAATTCGGGTAATACCATTGTTTATACATCAGTTCAGAAATTTTACAATGCCATACTAATAAGCAACCGAAGGAATGAGTTTTGGAATAATCCTTTAAACTTAAATCCACAACTTTATGCCGATGGCGAAATTCGAACTGTAGGTATTACTTCTAACGGTAACATTCTACTTCTATCTCGTAACGACAACGACATTTTCAACCTTTACTACAGTACATACGACAAGGAAACAAACTCATGGACACCTATTACAAAATTCCCTAAAACGATTAACACATCTAAAAGCTGGCAAACATTTGGTTCGCTTTCTAAAAATGGCGATACCCTTTACTTTAGCAGTAATAGGCCTGGGGGCTTTGGTGGTTTTGACATCTGGATGTCGGTTAAAACCTCGGCTGGCTGGTCGGAGCCTATTAACTTAGGGAAAAACATCAACTCTCCATTCGATGAAACAGCCCCATTCCTTACTGAGAATGGCAAGAGGCTTTTCTTCAGCTCAAATGGTCATAAAACCATGGGTGGTTTTGACATATTCTACTCTAACCTTGAAAACAACACTTGGAGTATACCTCAGAACTTAGGATATCCGCTCAACACCACCGACGATGAAGAGTTCTTTTTCCCAATTAAAAACGGTAAAGAGGGATTCTTCTCCAAATATTCAAATGGCAAAAACGACGAAGATATCTATCACGTAACCTTTGAGCCTAAAGTATTTAGGTAA
- a CDS encoding PorP/SprF family type IX secretion system membrane protein → MNFIKRYIFLFSFPFLCITVNAQDVQFTQFYANPLYLSPSFTGGVVGYRVVANYRNQWTFVPGTYNTFSLSWDHNSPAFRSGFGIIAMRDQAGDGNLANTRVGALYSYDITPHPDWHIRPGLSFSLQQISIDFSKLVFSDQLTSTPMPPTSVTQPGKDAVWDIDVSSSILAYSDNMWIGVTWDHMLKPVATFYDDNARVPHKFTFHGGYRYITKGFLLSRIEESITFAFNYRIQDIYRQLDIGMYFFSQPLSFGVWWRGMPKNSVGRRIDALAFLVGYKWEQISVGYSYDFTISRLGLSSGGSHELSLIYEFKLRPKKHWKAIPCPTF, encoded by the coding sequence ATGAATTTTATTAAACGATATATCTTTCTTTTCTCTTTCCCTTTTTTGTGTATTACTGTTAACGCTCAGGATGTTCAGTTTACTCAGTTCTACGCAAATCCTTTATACCTTTCCCCTTCGTTTACAGGTGGTGTTGTGGGGTATAGGGTAGTTGCTAACTATCGTAATCAATGGACTTTTGTCCCAGGAACGTATAATACCTTTAGCCTGTCGTGGGATCATAATTCTCCTGCGTTTCGAAGTGGATTTGGCATAATAGCCATGCGCGACCAGGCCGGCGATGGTAACTTGGCCAATACCCGTGTTGGAGCGCTATATTCTTACGATATTACCCCCCATCCCGATTGGCATATTAGGCCTGGGCTGTCGTTTTCGTTGCAACAAATCTCTATTGACTTTAGCAAGCTGGTTTTTAGCGATCAGCTAACTTCAACCCCAATGCCTCCTACATCCGTAACACAACCAGGAAAGGATGCCGTTTGGGATATCGATGTTTCATCATCTATCCTTGCCTATTCCGATAATATGTGGATTGGAGTGACCTGGGACCATATGCTAAAACCTGTAGCCACTTTTTACGACGATAATGCCAGGGTGCCCCATAAATTTACATTTCATGGTGGTTACCGTTATATAACTAAGGGCTTTTTGCTTAGCCGCATCGAGGAGTCAATTACTTTTGCATTCAACTACCGTATTCAAGATATTTACCGTCAGCTCGATATTGGTATGTATTTCTTTTCACAACCTTTAAGCTTTGGCGTTTGGTGGCGTGGAATGCCCAAAAATTCAGTTGGCAGAAGAATTGATGCTTTAGCTTTCCTGGTGGGTTATAAATGGGAGCAAATTAGCGTTGGATATAGCTACGATTTTACCATTTCTCGTTTAGGTCTTTCTTCAGGGGGTTCTCATGAACTTTCTCTCATTTATGAATTCAAACTAAGGCCCAAAAAGCATTGGAAGGCGATTCCTTGCCCTACATTTTAA
- a CDS encoding sodium:solute symporter, with product MSISLIIGVIVSYFIVLFFISYFSSRNSNNDTFFIGNRKSPWYLVSIAMIGTSISGVTFISVPGWVLTSHFSYLQMVLGYLLGYFVVANVLLPLYYRLNLKSIYTYLETRFGFFSYKTGAALFLISRIIGAAFRLFIVSNVLQISVFNALGIPFWVTVTLTVIMIWLYTRKGGVRTVLWTDAFQALAMLLAVGLTIFFVSKELGLSFTGIVNAVTRSELSRVWFFDDVNNRFFFWKQFLSGAFITIVMTGLDQDMMQKNLSCKNFKDARKNMYWYGFAFLPVNILFLSLGVLLYMFAMQKGIAIPKLTDDLFPTIATQGYLPPIVGVLFFLGLIAAAYSSADSALTALTTSFTIDILDTNGLDEDSLRKVRQWVHVALSALMIVVIVVFNSFNDRSVIDAIFTIAGYTYGPLLGLYAFGLFTRFQVNDRLVPFIAVLSPAICFLLNKYSDILFNSYKFGFELLIVNGAIVFFLLLVTRKRGVVVGKV from the coding sequence ATGTCTATTAGCTTAATTATTGGAGTAATTGTTTCGTATTTTATTGTGCTGTTTTTTATCTCGTATTTCTCGTCACGGAATTCTAATAACGATACTTTTTTTATAGGCAATAGGAAATCGCCATGGTATTTGGTTTCAATAGCGATGATTGGGACCTCAATATCGGGAGTAACATTTATTTCTGTTCCGGGATGGGTTTTAACTAGCCATTTTTCATATTTGCAAATGGTTCTAGGCTATTTGCTGGGGTATTTTGTGGTGGCAAACGTTTTGCTCCCCCTTTACTATCGTCTGAACTTAAAATCAATATACACTTATCTTGAAACTAGGTTTGGTTTTTTCTCATATAAAACTGGTGCGGCGTTGTTTTTGATTTCAAGAATAATAGGCGCTGCATTCAGATTATTTATTGTTTCTAATGTGCTTCAAATTAGCGTTTTTAATGCATTGGGTATACCATTCTGGGTAACCGTAACATTAACCGTTATAATGATTTGGCTATATACCCGTAAGGGTGGGGTGCGAACAGTGTTGTGGACCGATGCTTTTCAGGCTCTAGCCATGTTATTGGCTGTTGGGTTGACAATTTTTTTCGTTTCAAAAGAATTGGGTCTTTCGTTTACAGGTATTGTCAATGCGGTAACTCGTAGCGAGCTCTCTAGGGTCTGGTTTTTTGACGATGTGAATAATCGTTTCTTCTTTTGGAAGCAATTTTTGAGCGGGGCTTTTATAACAATTGTAATGACTGGGCTTGACCAAGACATGATGCAAAAGAATTTGAGCTGCAAGAACTTTAAGGATGCTCGGAAAAACATGTACTGGTACGGATTTGCTTTTCTGCCTGTGAATATTCTGTTTTTATCGTTGGGTGTATTACTCTACATGTTCGCTATGCAAAAGGGTATTGCAATTCCAAAACTAACCGATGATCTTTTCCCAACAATAGCAACACAAGGCTACCTGCCTCCTATAGTAGGTGTGCTATTTTTCCTAGGCTTGATTGCCGCTGCCTACTCAAGTGCCGATTCTGCCTTAACAGCTCTTACAACATCATTTACTATTGACATTTTAGATACAAATGGCTTAGATGAGGATTCGTTAAGAAAAGTAAGGCAATGGGTTCATGTAGCTTTGTCGGCTTTAATGATTGTTGTAATTGTTGTGTTTAACTCCTTTAATGATCGTTCAGTAATTGATGCTATTTTTACCATTGCAGGTTACACCTATGGACCTCTACTGGGGCTATACGCCTTTGGTCTGTTTACTCGTTTTCAGGTGAATGATAGGTTAGTCCCATTCATTGCTGTGTTGTCACCAGCAATATGTTTTCTACTAAACAAGTATTCCGATATACTATTTAATAGCTATAAGTTTGGATTTGAACTGCTTATTGTGAATGGAGCCATAGTTTTCTTTTTGCTGCTAGTTACTCGTAAAAGGGGAGTGGTTGTTGGAAAGGTGTAG
- a CDS encoding UvrD-helicase domain-containing protein, with product MEIKEEHIRETERLLINGNLFDTDERVPFIKNLDSCDLLAVPGSGKTTVLLAKLYCLAKHLPFKDGSGILVLSHTNTAVNEIEKSLKKVVPILFEYPNFVGTVQSFVNKFLANPACFLKYGSYIHQNDNDIYEKEAEKFYYSLPWKNTEPKGLRNKLFGKVNHGKGTISPDEKQQNVIEFLKYFELDIIERKIKYNNKPFYTFNGTAQPYYLELEQWKEDLFSKGILNYRDSFYLGDWFIENNPRITSLLKKRFKYVFIDEMQDLEKYQIDIIDKIFYTPESQSTIQRIGDINQSIYNSGKKVKVETDWQPREPVMYLRDSYRLTKENADIVNFFTLDRQQDENGNQRFVVNGKRELVNAIKPHLILFDKTTKGKLKEKFKELIKENQLDQTVEGKKYGFKIIGWSAKWEDEENHDGKFRLEDIFEEYKKDNSSIKETYTSLSEYLQYFDKNKRTLKAARKAILNALIHILRIENKKHAVTVRRKDKERYYTKKDLIKYIQEEKNGSNYEEFKSKLYKWSFDLAVKQKHEEVYHCIKDFINSDFKEWFGFEITNETQNFIGRNFEKLIQVEDKQENKQKEGINIEIGTVHSVKGQTHCATMYVETAYQRPTYETQKIIKNTSNPLLFHEHNCNGTYDKQALKMMYVGFSRPTHLLCFAVLKENVKDKIENYKNAGWEIFDLTENGNDKNNINKLH from the coding sequence ATGGAAATTAAAGAGGAACATATTAGAGAAACTGAAAGATTACTTATAAATGGGAACCTGTTTGATACTGATGAACGAGTTCCATTTATTAAAAATCTTGATTCTTGCGATTTATTGGCAGTTCCAGGAAGTGGGAAAACCACAGTTCTACTTGCTAAACTTTATTGTTTGGCAAAACACTTACCGTTTAAAGATGGTTCTGGAATTTTAGTTTTATCACATACCAATACAGCTGTTAATGAAATTGAAAAAAGCTTAAAAAAAGTTGTTCCGATTCTTTTTGAATATCCCAATTTTGTCGGTACTGTTCAGAGTTTTGTAAATAAGTTCTTAGCAAATCCTGCTTGCTTTTTAAAATACGGTTCGTATATACATCAGAATGATAATGATATTTATGAGAAAGAAGCAGAAAAGTTTTATTATTCTTTACCCTGGAAGAATACAGAACCGAAGGGATTGCGAAATAAATTATTTGGCAAAGTTAACCATGGGAAAGGTACTATTTCTCCTGATGAAAAACAGCAAAATGTTATTGAATTCCTAAAATATTTTGAATTAGATATTATTGAAAGAAAAATTAAGTACAATAATAAACCTTTCTATACTTTTAATGGGACTGCTCAACCATATTATTTAGAATTGGAGCAATGGAAAGAGGATTTATTTTCCAAAGGCATTTTGAATTATCGGGATTCATTTTATTTAGGCGATTGGTTTATAGAAAACAATCCACGGATAACTAGCTTATTAAAAAAGCGTTTCAAATATGTATTTATAGATGAAATGCAAGATTTAGAAAAATACCAGATAGATATTATCGACAAAATATTTTATACTCCTGAATCACAGTCAACAATTCAAAGAATTGGCGATATAAATCAATCAATATATAATTCCGGCAAAAAAGTAAAAGTTGAAACAGACTGGCAACCACGAGAACCAGTTATGTATTTAAGAGATTCATACCGCTTAACAAAGGAAAACGCAGATATTGTAAATTTTTTTACGCTAGACCGTCAGCAAGATGAAAATGGAAATCAAAGGTTTGTGGTTAATGGAAAGAGGGAATTAGTTAATGCGATAAAACCACATTTAATTCTATTTGATAAAACCACAAAAGGTAAATTAAAAGAAAAATTCAAAGAGTTAATTAAAGAGAATCAATTAGATCAAACTGTTGAAGGGAAAAAATATGGCTTTAAAATTATTGGCTGGAGTGCAAAATGGGAGGACGAAGAAAATCACGATGGCAAATTTAGATTAGAAGATATTTTTGAAGAATATAAAAAAGACAACTCTTCCATAAAAGAAACATACACTTCATTAAGTGAATATTTACAGTATTTTGACAAAAATAAAAGAACATTAAAAGCGGCAAGAAAAGCTATTTTAAATGCATTAATTCATATACTCAGAATTGAAAATAAAAAACACGCCGTCACTGTTAGAAGGAAAGATAAAGAAAGATACTACACTAAAAAGGATTTGATAAAATACATTCAAGAAGAGAAAAATGGCAGCAATTATGAAGAATTTAAAAGTAAACTCTATAAATGGTCTTTTGATTTAGCTGTAAAACAAAAGCATGAGGAAGTTTATCACTGTATAAAGGATTTTATTAATAGTGATTTTAAAGAATGGTTTGGTTTTGAAATTACTAACGAAACGCAAAATTTTATAGGGAGAAATTTTGAGAAATTAATACAAGTAGAGGATAAACAGGAAAATAAACAAAAAGAAGGCATTAATATTGAAATCGGTACTGTTCATTCTGTTAAGGGCCAGACACATTGTGCTACAATGTATGTGGAAACTGCCTATCAAAGACCTACTTATGAAACTCAAAAAATCATTAAGAATACATCAAATCCTTTATTATTTCATGAACATAATTGTAATGGAACATATGATAAGCAAGCTTTAAAAATGATGTATGTCGGATTTTCTCGACCTACGCATCTATTGTGTTTTGCTGTTTTAAAAGAAAATGTAAAAGACAAAATAGAAAACTATAAGAATGCAGGTTGGGAAATATTTGATTTAACTGAAAACGGCAATGATAAGAATAACATAAACAAATTGCACTAA